A genomic region of Melanotaenia boesemani isolate fMelBoe1 chromosome 21, fMelBoe1.pri, whole genome shotgun sequence contains the following coding sequences:
- the LOC121632248 gene encoding wings apart-like protein homolog isoform X1: MTSRFGKTYSRKGGEGTSKFDEVLSSKRGTLSTKWGDTTYKAKVGAKRSGAPKNDSVLEVYKRPRPSGDGLEDPFGFDSDEESKPVSSRSGSKSSPAKPASAEPPQAERPGVSLDAGSRSSFLGGTAASSSGASWLPGDRSQPKVMEDTAWFINSSASTGKSKQSLSSSLENQHSYSWYQNAAESDRKPLAQTTTLKTGSKAESTYDSWDVIMGLRPPSPTQEPRNPATTLSWASTGIGAGSLDPVQTRHEKPPSPPRLQSLSESDNLVGTSDLVETSYFSQTSSSLSLERNSNCRTYRRPNKQVSGKASDSSGFTSAVFGSDLPKSTTDGNNSKMIAKQGGGGSRGRARDYTVLQPSSMSMCNVTIPDRAVDDFTTDAAPVSGSSGSTSSTSTAQLGESGWQRKKPEAQNSRFRQTQTKSKKDSKQNLFGFEDADSHMDENSTDSTDGRSSYKIKYFGFDDMSDSDGAEDDNSGCKERRRAKKTSISKVTTAVTTEETPEDDFLDSFEMLENRERPTVKESKKNSVRLESRIQGDVLDFSEDDLRVVASGPRRPPLGKPADKNPDTFRRIFSAHKKSPTKAVYNARHWTVESEEEPPPPFFSRSHATPASVTAGGSNKEPSDSQKDDGVFKAPPPPPKVTKCVKVPTDPCQDTVTALKCHKEHKELYTVVQHVKHFNDVVEFGENQEFTDDFEYLATGLKTGQPLNTRCLSVISLATRCAMPSFRMHLRARGKVAQVFKTLNDAPQHPNLALCTASLMYILSRDRLNMDLDRSCLDLMIRLLELDQDQGGGAGMDSSTQFSARELAKIKEKIRKLCDTVHNKHLDLQNITTGHLAMETLLSLTSKRAGDWFKEELRLLGGLDHIVDKVKECVDNLNQEDEEEKLVSSLWGAERCLRVLESVTVHNPENQSYLIAYKDSSLIISSAKALRRCEQMIQRYNREVNSDGAVVGKAVENCMRAIIGVLLNLTHDNEWGSTKTGEQEDLIVTALNCVLKVPQYLPQEQRFDVRVLGLGLLINLVEYSARNRYFLMEMEMEGGQGPCDSTVLLNPPHQDAPRTGPLSAIAALVQVQPPSSCRDNCHSSKYFFLTKTPPPQLFLQRERAAVLAEAQTDDLIKEAPKATLDQSGEWQETGGEIQWVAKDDANKQDDGKKKEKDEEDDELDLNKALQHAGKHMEDSIVASYTALLLGCLCQGSPLNVTTVRENLPKGDFSIMTEMLKKFLNFMNLTCDVGTTGQKSISRIIDYLEHC, from the exons ATGACATCCAGATTTGGTAAAACCTACAGCCGCAAGGGAGGAGAGGGCACATCCAAGTTTGATGAAGTTCTGTCTTCAAAGAGAGGCACCCTCAGCACCAAATGGGGAGACACCACCTACAAAGCCAAGGTAGGCGCCAAGCGCAGTGGCGCCCCCAAGAATGACTCAGTCCTGGAGGTTTACAAGAGGCCCCGCCCCTCTGGAGACGGCTTGGAAGACCCGTTTGGGTTTGACAGCGATGAGGAGTCTAAACCGGTGTCATCCCGGAGTGGCAGCAAGTCATCACCTGCCAAACCAGCTTCGGCAGAGCCTCCACAAGCAGAGAGACCAGGCGTCTCTCTGGATGCAGGGAGCAGGTCCAGCTTCCTGGGAGGAACTGCTGCGTCCAGCTCAGGAGCATCATGGCTGCCTGGTGACAGGAGCCAGCCCAAAGTGATGGAGGACACGGCCTGGTTCATCAACAGCAGTGCAAGTACAG GAAAGTCCAAGCAGAGCTTGTCGTCATCGTTGGAGAACCAGCACAGCTACTCATGGTACCAAAACGCTGCTGAGAGTGACAGGAAGCCGCTCGCCCAGACCACCACCCTGAAGACTGGGTCCAAGGCAGAATCCACCTATGACTCCTGGGATGTTATTATGGGTCTCCGCCCACCTTCGCCCACACAGGAACCTCGTAATCCTGCCACTACGCTCTCTTGGGCCTCAACCGGCATCGGTGCGGGAAGCCTGGACCCGGTGCAGACCCGGCACGAGAagcccccctcccctccacgGCTTCAAAGCCTCAGTGAGAGCGACAACCTGGTGGGGACATCTGACCTTGTTGAGACGTCATATTTCTCCCAGACTTCCAGCTCATTATCACTTGAAAGAAACTCTAACTGTCGGACATACAGGAGGCCCAACAAACAGGTTTCTGGCAAAGCCTCGGACTCCAGCGGTTTTACCAGCGCCGTTTTTGGCTCAGATCTTCCCAAATCCACAACCGACGGCAACAATAGCAAAATGATAGCAAAACAAGGAGGTGGAGGTAGTCGGGGCAGGGCGAGGGACTACACGGTGCTGCAGCCGTCCTCCATGTCAATGTGCAACGTCACCATCCCGGACCGGGCGGTGGACGACTTTACTACTGATGCAGCGCCGGTGAGTGGCAGCAGCGGCAGCACCAGTTCTACCAGTACAGCACAGCTGGGAGAGTCGGGATGGCAACGGAAGAAACCCGAAGCGCAAAACTCAAG GTTTCGGCAGACCCAAACCAAGTCCAAGAAGGACAGTAAGCAGAACCTCTTCGGCTTCGAAGACGCAGACTCTCACATGGACGAGAACAGTACCGACAGCACAGACGGCCGGTCCAGTTACAAAATCAAATACTTCGGCTTCGATGACATGAGCGACAGCGATGGTGCTGAAGACGACAACAGCGGCTGCAAAGAAAGGAGGAGGGCCAAGAAGACGTCCATCTCCAAGGTAACCACAGCGGTTACCACGGAGGAAACGCCGGAGGATGATTTCCTGGATTCATTTGAGATGCTGGAAAACCGAGAAAGGCCAACAGTCAAGGAGAGCAAGAAGAACTCTGTGAGACTGGAGAGCAGAATACAAGGAG ATGTCCTGGACTTCTCTGAAGACGACCTCAGGGTGGTGGCCAGCGGTCCCAGGAGGCCCCCGCTGGGCAAACCGGCTGACAAGAACCCGGATACCTTCCGCAGGATCTTTAGTGCACATAAGAAG TCTCCCACCAAAGCCGTGTACAACGCCAGACACTGGACTGTGGAGAGTGAAGAGGagcctcctccacctttcttcTCACGGTCTCATGCAACACCT GCCTCAGTCACAGCTGGAGGCTCCAATAAGGAGCCGTCTGACTCCCAGAAGGACGATGGCGTTTTCAAGGCTCCGCCTCCGCCTCCTAAAGTCACAAAGTGTGTCAAGGTCCCGACAGATCCCTGCCAGGACACTGTCACTGCACTCAAGTGTCACAAAGAACACAAGGAG CTGTATACGGTGGTCCAGCACGTGAAGCATTTCAACGATGTGGTGGAGTTTGGAGAAAACCAGGAGTTCACTGATGACTTTGAGTACCTAGCTACCGGTCTGAAGACTGGACAACCGCTCAACACACGATGCCTTAG TGTGATCAGCCTGGCAACCCGCTGTGCCATGCCCAGCTTCAGGATGCACCTTAGGGCCAGAGGGAAGGTGGCTCAGGTCTTCAAAACCCTCAACGACGCCCCACAGCACCCG AACTTGGCTCTGTGCACGGCATCTCTGATGTACATCCTGAGCCGAGACCGGCTGAACATGGATCTGGACCGATCTTGTCTGGACCTGATGATCCGCCTCCTTGAGTTGGACCAGGATCAAGGAGGTGGGGCAGGGATGGATTCCAGCACCCAGTTCAGCGCCAGAGAGCTGGCCAAAATAAAGGAGAAGATCCGGAAGCTGTGCGACACCGTGCACAACAAGCATCTGGACCTGCAGAACATCACG ACGGGGCATTTAGCCATGGAGACGCTGCTGTCTCTGACCTCAAAGCGAGCCGGAGACTGGTTCAAGGAGGAGCTGCGGCTGCTGGGAGGCTTGGACCACATAGTGGACAAAG TGAAAGAGTGTGTGGACAACCTGAACCAGGAAGACGAGGAGGAGAAGCTGGTGTCGTCGCTGTGGGGAGCAGAGAGGTGTTTACGGGTGCTGGAGAGT gtGACGGTCCACAACCCGGAGAACCAGAGCTACTTGATCGCCTACAAGGACTCGTCTCTGATCATCTCCTCTGCAAA GGCTCTGAGGAGGTGCGAGCAGATGATCCAACGTTACAACCGGGAGGTGAACTCAGACGGGGCCGTGGTGGGGAAAGCAGTAGAGAACTGCATGAGGGCCATCATCGGCGTCCTGCTCAACCTGACGCACGACAACG agtgGGGCAGCACAAAGACCGGAGAGCAGGAGGATTTGATAGTGACGGCTCTGAACTGTGTCCTCAAAGTCCCTCAATATCTTCCTCAGGAGCAGAGGTTCGACGTCAGAGTGCTG GGTCTGGGTCTGCTCATCAACCTGGTGGAGTACAGCGCCAGGAACAGATACTTCctgatggagatggagatggagggagGTCAGGGTCCCTGCGACTCCACCGTCCTGCTCAACCCGCCGCACCAGGACGCCCCCCGCACCGGCCCGCTGAGCGCCATCGCTGCTCTCGTTCAGGTGCAGCCTCCATCATCATGTCGGGATAACTGTCACTCAAGCAAATATTTTTTCCTAACAaaaactcctcctcctcagctgttCCTCCAGCGGGAGCGGGCCGCCGTCCTGGCTGAAGCGCAGACCGACGACCTCATCAAGGAGGCTCCGAAGGCCACGCTGGACCAGAGTGGGGAGTGGCAGGAGACGGGCGGGGAGATCCAGTGGGTCGCCAAGGACGACGCCAACAAACAGGACGACGGcaagaagaaggagaaagacGAGGAGGATGATGAGCTGGACCTAAACAAAG ctctgcagcatGCAGGGAAGCACATGGAGGACAGCATCGTGGCCTCCTACACGGCACTGCTGCTGGGCTGCCTCTGTCAGGGAAGCCCG CTGAATGTGACGACTGTGAGAGAAAACCTGCCAAAAGGAGATTTCTCCATCATGACAGAAATGCTGAAAAAGTTCCTGAACTTCATGAACCTCACG tgtgACGTCGGCACCACGGGACAGAAGTCCATCTCCCGGATCATCGACTACTTGGAGCACTGCTAG
- the LOC121632248 gene encoding wings apart-like protein homolog isoform X3, protein MTSRFGKTYSRKGGEGTSKFDEVLSSKRGTLSTKWGDTTYKAKVGAKRSGAPKNDSVLEVYKRPRPSGDGLEDPFGFDSDEESKPVSSRSGSKSSPAKPASAEPPQAERPGVSLDAGSRSSFLGGTAASSSGASWLPGDRSQPKVMEDTAWFINSSASTGKSKQSLSSSLENQHSYSWYQNAAESDRKPLAQTTTLKTGSKAESTYDSWDVIMGLRPPSPTQEPRNPATTLSWASTGIGAGSLDPVQTRHEKPPSPPRLQSLSESDNLVGTSDLVETSYFSQTSSSLSLERNSNCRTYRRPNKQVSGKASDSSGFTSAVFGSDLPKSTTDGNNSKMIAKQGGGGSRGRARDYTVLQPSSMSMCNVTIPDRAVDDFTTDAAPVSGSSGSTSSTSTAQLGESGWQRKKPEAQNSRFRQTQTKSKKDSKQNLFGFEDADSHMDENSTDSTDGRSSYKIKYFGFDDMSDSDGAEDDNSGCKERRRAKKTSISKVTTAVTTEETPEDDFLDSFEMLENRERPTVKESKKNSVRLESRIQGDVLDFSEDDLRVVASGPRRPPLGKPADKNPDTFRRIFSAHKKSPTKAVYNARHWTVESEEEPPPPFFSRSHATPASVTAGGSNKEPSDSQKDDGVFKAPPPPPKVTKCVKVPTDPCQDTVTALKCHKEHKELYTVVQHVKHFNDVVEFGENQEFTDDFEYLATGLKTGQPLNTRCLSVISLATRCAMPSFRMHLRARGKVAQVFKTLNDAPQHPNLALCTASLMYILSRDRLNMDLDRSCLDLMIRLLELDQDQGGGAGMDSSTQFSARELAKIKEKIRKLCDTVHNKHLDLQNITTGHLAMETLLSLTSKRAGDWFKEELRLLGGLDHIVDKVKECVDNLNQEDEEEKLVSSLWGAERCLRVLESVTVHNPENQSYLIAYKDSSLIISSAKALRRCEQMIQRYNREVNSDGAVVGKAVENCMRAIIGVLLNLTHDNEWGSTKTGEQEDLIVTALNCVLKVPQYLPQEQRFDVRVLGLGLLINLVEYSARNRYFLMEMEMEGGQGPCDSTVLLNPPHQDAPRTGPLSAIAALVQLFLQRERAAVLAEAQTDDLIKEAPKATLDQSGEWQETGGEIQWVAKDDANKQDDGKKKEKDEEDDELDLNKALQHAGKHMEDSIVASYTALLLGCLCQGSPLNVTTVRENLPKGDFSIMTEMLKKFLNFMNLTVSRGFSPQPKERWDFQK, encoded by the exons ATGACATCCAGATTTGGTAAAACCTACAGCCGCAAGGGAGGAGAGGGCACATCCAAGTTTGATGAAGTTCTGTCTTCAAAGAGAGGCACCCTCAGCACCAAATGGGGAGACACCACCTACAAAGCCAAGGTAGGCGCCAAGCGCAGTGGCGCCCCCAAGAATGACTCAGTCCTGGAGGTTTACAAGAGGCCCCGCCCCTCTGGAGACGGCTTGGAAGACCCGTTTGGGTTTGACAGCGATGAGGAGTCTAAACCGGTGTCATCCCGGAGTGGCAGCAAGTCATCACCTGCCAAACCAGCTTCGGCAGAGCCTCCACAAGCAGAGAGACCAGGCGTCTCTCTGGATGCAGGGAGCAGGTCCAGCTTCCTGGGAGGAACTGCTGCGTCCAGCTCAGGAGCATCATGGCTGCCTGGTGACAGGAGCCAGCCCAAAGTGATGGAGGACACGGCCTGGTTCATCAACAGCAGTGCAAGTACAG GAAAGTCCAAGCAGAGCTTGTCGTCATCGTTGGAGAACCAGCACAGCTACTCATGGTACCAAAACGCTGCTGAGAGTGACAGGAAGCCGCTCGCCCAGACCACCACCCTGAAGACTGGGTCCAAGGCAGAATCCACCTATGACTCCTGGGATGTTATTATGGGTCTCCGCCCACCTTCGCCCACACAGGAACCTCGTAATCCTGCCACTACGCTCTCTTGGGCCTCAACCGGCATCGGTGCGGGAAGCCTGGACCCGGTGCAGACCCGGCACGAGAagcccccctcccctccacgGCTTCAAAGCCTCAGTGAGAGCGACAACCTGGTGGGGACATCTGACCTTGTTGAGACGTCATATTTCTCCCAGACTTCCAGCTCATTATCACTTGAAAGAAACTCTAACTGTCGGACATACAGGAGGCCCAACAAACAGGTTTCTGGCAAAGCCTCGGACTCCAGCGGTTTTACCAGCGCCGTTTTTGGCTCAGATCTTCCCAAATCCACAACCGACGGCAACAATAGCAAAATGATAGCAAAACAAGGAGGTGGAGGTAGTCGGGGCAGGGCGAGGGACTACACGGTGCTGCAGCCGTCCTCCATGTCAATGTGCAACGTCACCATCCCGGACCGGGCGGTGGACGACTTTACTACTGATGCAGCGCCGGTGAGTGGCAGCAGCGGCAGCACCAGTTCTACCAGTACAGCACAGCTGGGAGAGTCGGGATGGCAACGGAAGAAACCCGAAGCGCAAAACTCAAG GTTTCGGCAGACCCAAACCAAGTCCAAGAAGGACAGTAAGCAGAACCTCTTCGGCTTCGAAGACGCAGACTCTCACATGGACGAGAACAGTACCGACAGCACAGACGGCCGGTCCAGTTACAAAATCAAATACTTCGGCTTCGATGACATGAGCGACAGCGATGGTGCTGAAGACGACAACAGCGGCTGCAAAGAAAGGAGGAGGGCCAAGAAGACGTCCATCTCCAAGGTAACCACAGCGGTTACCACGGAGGAAACGCCGGAGGATGATTTCCTGGATTCATTTGAGATGCTGGAAAACCGAGAAAGGCCAACAGTCAAGGAGAGCAAGAAGAACTCTGTGAGACTGGAGAGCAGAATACAAGGAG ATGTCCTGGACTTCTCTGAAGACGACCTCAGGGTGGTGGCCAGCGGTCCCAGGAGGCCCCCGCTGGGCAAACCGGCTGACAAGAACCCGGATACCTTCCGCAGGATCTTTAGTGCACATAAGAAG TCTCCCACCAAAGCCGTGTACAACGCCAGACACTGGACTGTGGAGAGTGAAGAGGagcctcctccacctttcttcTCACGGTCTCATGCAACACCT GCCTCAGTCACAGCTGGAGGCTCCAATAAGGAGCCGTCTGACTCCCAGAAGGACGATGGCGTTTTCAAGGCTCCGCCTCCGCCTCCTAAAGTCACAAAGTGTGTCAAGGTCCCGACAGATCCCTGCCAGGACACTGTCACTGCACTCAAGTGTCACAAAGAACACAAGGAG CTGTATACGGTGGTCCAGCACGTGAAGCATTTCAACGATGTGGTGGAGTTTGGAGAAAACCAGGAGTTCACTGATGACTTTGAGTACCTAGCTACCGGTCTGAAGACTGGACAACCGCTCAACACACGATGCCTTAG TGTGATCAGCCTGGCAACCCGCTGTGCCATGCCCAGCTTCAGGATGCACCTTAGGGCCAGAGGGAAGGTGGCTCAGGTCTTCAAAACCCTCAACGACGCCCCACAGCACCCG AACTTGGCTCTGTGCACGGCATCTCTGATGTACATCCTGAGCCGAGACCGGCTGAACATGGATCTGGACCGATCTTGTCTGGACCTGATGATCCGCCTCCTTGAGTTGGACCAGGATCAAGGAGGTGGGGCAGGGATGGATTCCAGCACCCAGTTCAGCGCCAGAGAGCTGGCCAAAATAAAGGAGAAGATCCGGAAGCTGTGCGACACCGTGCACAACAAGCATCTGGACCTGCAGAACATCACG ACGGGGCATTTAGCCATGGAGACGCTGCTGTCTCTGACCTCAAAGCGAGCCGGAGACTGGTTCAAGGAGGAGCTGCGGCTGCTGGGAGGCTTGGACCACATAGTGGACAAAG TGAAAGAGTGTGTGGACAACCTGAACCAGGAAGACGAGGAGGAGAAGCTGGTGTCGTCGCTGTGGGGAGCAGAGAGGTGTTTACGGGTGCTGGAGAGT gtGACGGTCCACAACCCGGAGAACCAGAGCTACTTGATCGCCTACAAGGACTCGTCTCTGATCATCTCCTCTGCAAA GGCTCTGAGGAGGTGCGAGCAGATGATCCAACGTTACAACCGGGAGGTGAACTCAGACGGGGCCGTGGTGGGGAAAGCAGTAGAGAACTGCATGAGGGCCATCATCGGCGTCCTGCTCAACCTGACGCACGACAACG agtgGGGCAGCACAAAGACCGGAGAGCAGGAGGATTTGATAGTGACGGCTCTGAACTGTGTCCTCAAAGTCCCTCAATATCTTCCTCAGGAGCAGAGGTTCGACGTCAGAGTGCTG GGTCTGGGTCTGCTCATCAACCTGGTGGAGTACAGCGCCAGGAACAGATACTTCctgatggagatggagatggagggagGTCAGGGTCCCTGCGACTCCACCGTCCTGCTCAACCCGCCGCACCAGGACGCCCCCCGCACCGGCCCGCTGAGCGCCATCGCTGCTCTCGTTCAG ctgttCCTCCAGCGGGAGCGGGCCGCCGTCCTGGCTGAAGCGCAGACCGACGACCTCATCAAGGAGGCTCCGAAGGCCACGCTGGACCAGAGTGGGGAGTGGCAGGAGACGGGCGGGGAGATCCAGTGGGTCGCCAAGGACGACGCCAACAAACAGGACGACGGcaagaagaaggagaaagacGAGGAGGATGATGAGCTGGACCTAAACAAAG ctctgcagcatGCAGGGAAGCACATGGAGGACAGCATCGTGGCCTCCTACACGGCACTGCTGCTGGGCTGCCTCTGTCAGGGAAGCCCG CTGAATGTGACGACTGTGAGAGAAAACCTGCCAAAAGGAGATTTCTCCATCATGACAGAAATGCTGAAAAAGTTCCTGAACTTCATGAACCTCACGGTGAGTCGCGGCTTTTCTCCGCAGCCTAAAGAACG TTGGGATTTTCAGAAATGA
- the LOC121632248 gene encoding wings apart-like protein homolog isoform X2, producing MTSRFGKTYSRKGGEGTSKFDEVLSSKRGTLSTKWGDTTYKAKVGAKRSGAPKNDSVLEVYKRPRPSGDGLEDPFGFDSDEESKPVSSRSGSKSSPAKPASAEPPQAERPGVSLDAGSRSSFLGGTAASSSGASWLPGDRSQPKVMEDTAWFINSSASTGKSKQSLSSSLENQHSYSWYQNAAESDRKPLAQTTTLKTGSKAESTYDSWDVIMGLRPPSPTQEPRNPATTLSWASTGIGAGSLDPVQTRHEKPPSPPRLQSLSESDNLVGTSDLVETSYFSQTSSSLSLERNSNCRTYRRPNKQVSGKASDSSGFTSAVFGSDLPKSTTDGNNSKMIAKQGGGGSRGRARDYTVLQPSSMSMCNVTIPDRAVDDFTTDAAPVSGSSGSTSSTSTAQLGESGWQRKKPEAQNSRFRQTQTKSKKDSKQNLFGFEDADSHMDENSTDSTDGRSSYKIKYFGFDDMSDSDGAEDDNSGCKERRRAKKTSISKVTTAVTTEETPEDDFLDSFEMLENRERPTVKESKKNSVRLESRIQGDVLDFSEDDLRVVASGPRRPPLGKPADKNPDTFRRIFSAHKKSPTKAVYNARHWTVESEEEPPPPFFSRSHATPASVTAGGSNKEPSDSQKDDGVFKAPPPPPKVTKCVKVPTDPCQDTVTALKCHKEHKELYTVVQHVKHFNDVVEFGENQEFTDDFEYLATGLKTGQPLNTRCLSVISLATRCAMPSFRMHLRARGKVAQVFKTLNDAPQHPNLALCTASLMYILSRDRLNMDLDRSCLDLMIRLLELDQDQGGGAGMDSSTQFSARELAKIKEKIRKLCDTVHNKHLDLQNITTGHLAMETLLSLTSKRAGDWFKEELRLLGGLDHIVDKVKECVDNLNQEDEEEKLVSSLWGAERCLRVLESVTVHNPENQSYLIAYKDSSLIISSAKALRRCEQMIQRYNREVNSDGAVVGKAVENCMRAIIGVLLNLTHDNEWGSTKTGEQEDLIVTALNCVLKVPQYLPQEQRFDVRVLGLGLLINLVEYSARNRYFLMEMEMEGGQGPCDSTVLLNPPHQDAPRTGPLSAIAALVQLFLQRERAAVLAEAQTDDLIKEAPKATLDQSGEWQETGGEIQWVAKDDANKQDDGKKKEKDEEDDELDLNKALQHAGKHMEDSIVASYTALLLGCLCQGSPLNVTTVRENLPKGDFSIMTEMLKKFLNFMNLTCDVGTTGQKSISRIIDYLEHC from the exons ATGACATCCAGATTTGGTAAAACCTACAGCCGCAAGGGAGGAGAGGGCACATCCAAGTTTGATGAAGTTCTGTCTTCAAAGAGAGGCACCCTCAGCACCAAATGGGGAGACACCACCTACAAAGCCAAGGTAGGCGCCAAGCGCAGTGGCGCCCCCAAGAATGACTCAGTCCTGGAGGTTTACAAGAGGCCCCGCCCCTCTGGAGACGGCTTGGAAGACCCGTTTGGGTTTGACAGCGATGAGGAGTCTAAACCGGTGTCATCCCGGAGTGGCAGCAAGTCATCACCTGCCAAACCAGCTTCGGCAGAGCCTCCACAAGCAGAGAGACCAGGCGTCTCTCTGGATGCAGGGAGCAGGTCCAGCTTCCTGGGAGGAACTGCTGCGTCCAGCTCAGGAGCATCATGGCTGCCTGGTGACAGGAGCCAGCCCAAAGTGATGGAGGACACGGCCTGGTTCATCAACAGCAGTGCAAGTACAG GAAAGTCCAAGCAGAGCTTGTCGTCATCGTTGGAGAACCAGCACAGCTACTCATGGTACCAAAACGCTGCTGAGAGTGACAGGAAGCCGCTCGCCCAGACCACCACCCTGAAGACTGGGTCCAAGGCAGAATCCACCTATGACTCCTGGGATGTTATTATGGGTCTCCGCCCACCTTCGCCCACACAGGAACCTCGTAATCCTGCCACTACGCTCTCTTGGGCCTCAACCGGCATCGGTGCGGGAAGCCTGGACCCGGTGCAGACCCGGCACGAGAagcccccctcccctccacgGCTTCAAAGCCTCAGTGAGAGCGACAACCTGGTGGGGACATCTGACCTTGTTGAGACGTCATATTTCTCCCAGACTTCCAGCTCATTATCACTTGAAAGAAACTCTAACTGTCGGACATACAGGAGGCCCAACAAACAGGTTTCTGGCAAAGCCTCGGACTCCAGCGGTTTTACCAGCGCCGTTTTTGGCTCAGATCTTCCCAAATCCACAACCGACGGCAACAATAGCAAAATGATAGCAAAACAAGGAGGTGGAGGTAGTCGGGGCAGGGCGAGGGACTACACGGTGCTGCAGCCGTCCTCCATGTCAATGTGCAACGTCACCATCCCGGACCGGGCGGTGGACGACTTTACTACTGATGCAGCGCCGGTGAGTGGCAGCAGCGGCAGCACCAGTTCTACCAGTACAGCACAGCTGGGAGAGTCGGGATGGCAACGGAAGAAACCCGAAGCGCAAAACTCAAG GTTTCGGCAGACCCAAACCAAGTCCAAGAAGGACAGTAAGCAGAACCTCTTCGGCTTCGAAGACGCAGACTCTCACATGGACGAGAACAGTACCGACAGCACAGACGGCCGGTCCAGTTACAAAATCAAATACTTCGGCTTCGATGACATGAGCGACAGCGATGGTGCTGAAGACGACAACAGCGGCTGCAAAGAAAGGAGGAGGGCCAAGAAGACGTCCATCTCCAAGGTAACCACAGCGGTTACCACGGAGGAAACGCCGGAGGATGATTTCCTGGATTCATTTGAGATGCTGGAAAACCGAGAAAGGCCAACAGTCAAGGAGAGCAAGAAGAACTCTGTGAGACTGGAGAGCAGAATACAAGGAG ATGTCCTGGACTTCTCTGAAGACGACCTCAGGGTGGTGGCCAGCGGTCCCAGGAGGCCCCCGCTGGGCAAACCGGCTGACAAGAACCCGGATACCTTCCGCAGGATCTTTAGTGCACATAAGAAG TCTCCCACCAAAGCCGTGTACAACGCCAGACACTGGACTGTGGAGAGTGAAGAGGagcctcctccacctttcttcTCACGGTCTCATGCAACACCT GCCTCAGTCACAGCTGGAGGCTCCAATAAGGAGCCGTCTGACTCCCAGAAGGACGATGGCGTTTTCAAGGCTCCGCCTCCGCCTCCTAAAGTCACAAAGTGTGTCAAGGTCCCGACAGATCCCTGCCAGGACACTGTCACTGCACTCAAGTGTCACAAAGAACACAAGGAG CTGTATACGGTGGTCCAGCACGTGAAGCATTTCAACGATGTGGTGGAGTTTGGAGAAAACCAGGAGTTCACTGATGACTTTGAGTACCTAGCTACCGGTCTGAAGACTGGACAACCGCTCAACACACGATGCCTTAG TGTGATCAGCCTGGCAACCCGCTGTGCCATGCCCAGCTTCAGGATGCACCTTAGGGCCAGAGGGAAGGTGGCTCAGGTCTTCAAAACCCTCAACGACGCCCCACAGCACCCG AACTTGGCTCTGTGCACGGCATCTCTGATGTACATCCTGAGCCGAGACCGGCTGAACATGGATCTGGACCGATCTTGTCTGGACCTGATGATCCGCCTCCTTGAGTTGGACCAGGATCAAGGAGGTGGGGCAGGGATGGATTCCAGCACCCAGTTCAGCGCCAGAGAGCTGGCCAAAATAAAGGAGAAGATCCGGAAGCTGTGCGACACCGTGCACAACAAGCATCTGGACCTGCAGAACATCACG ACGGGGCATTTAGCCATGGAGACGCTGCTGTCTCTGACCTCAAAGCGAGCCGGAGACTGGTTCAAGGAGGAGCTGCGGCTGCTGGGAGGCTTGGACCACATAGTGGACAAAG TGAAAGAGTGTGTGGACAACCTGAACCAGGAAGACGAGGAGGAGAAGCTGGTGTCGTCGCTGTGGGGAGCAGAGAGGTGTTTACGGGTGCTGGAGAGT gtGACGGTCCACAACCCGGAGAACCAGAGCTACTTGATCGCCTACAAGGACTCGTCTCTGATCATCTCCTCTGCAAA GGCTCTGAGGAGGTGCGAGCAGATGATCCAACGTTACAACCGGGAGGTGAACTCAGACGGGGCCGTGGTGGGGAAAGCAGTAGAGAACTGCATGAGGGCCATCATCGGCGTCCTGCTCAACCTGACGCACGACAACG agtgGGGCAGCACAAAGACCGGAGAGCAGGAGGATTTGATAGTGACGGCTCTGAACTGTGTCCTCAAAGTCCCTCAATATCTTCCTCAGGAGCAGAGGTTCGACGTCAGAGTGCTG GGTCTGGGTCTGCTCATCAACCTGGTGGAGTACAGCGCCAGGAACAGATACTTCctgatggagatggagatggagggagGTCAGGGTCCCTGCGACTCCACCGTCCTGCTCAACCCGCCGCACCAGGACGCCCCCCGCACCGGCCCGCTGAGCGCCATCGCTGCTCTCGTTCAG ctgttCCTCCAGCGGGAGCGGGCCGCCGTCCTGGCTGAAGCGCAGACCGACGACCTCATCAAGGAGGCTCCGAAGGCCACGCTGGACCAGAGTGGGGAGTGGCAGGAGACGGGCGGGGAGATCCAGTGGGTCGCCAAGGACGACGCCAACAAACAGGACGACGGcaagaagaaggagaaagacGAGGAGGATGATGAGCTGGACCTAAACAAAG ctctgcagcatGCAGGGAAGCACATGGAGGACAGCATCGTGGCCTCCTACACGGCACTGCTGCTGGGCTGCCTCTGTCAGGGAAGCCCG CTGAATGTGACGACTGTGAGAGAAAACCTGCCAAAAGGAGATTTCTCCATCATGACAGAAATGCTGAAAAAGTTCCTGAACTTCATGAACCTCACG tgtgACGTCGGCACCACGGGACAGAAGTCCATCTCCCGGATCATCGACTACTTGGAGCACTGCTAG